DNA sequence from the Manihot esculenta cultivar AM560-2 chromosome 11, M.esculenta_v8, whole genome shotgun sequence genome:
tagaaaaaaaaaattgaaaatacattaaattaaatGTATCAGCTAAATCAAACTCAAATTAGCATTTCTGtttaatttacataaaaaaatttgaaaatacattaattaaacATCCATGGTGAAATTTAGAATTGATCCATTAAAAAATCACTCCATAACGCTTATGCTATAAAAAAAGTTTTGATGAATGCAGCTCAAGTAAGgtcaaaagtttaatttttaaatttttactaagcgcattttattttttaataaattaatttgatacgaataaaataatatatatttttataaaaaataaaatgaaaaggcGGATTTAGAGTGCGGAGGAAGGTTCATAGGCAACGAGAATGATTAAGAAagcaaggaaaagaaaagaaaaggggtaGGTTGCTATTATAGGTAAAAAGCTTGTGGCTTTGAAAATGATATTGCACCTTCAAGGATTTGCCTTTTAATTTGAACTATCAAAATTGTAGATGCTGACATTATTTAACCAACtccatttataattaatattgtgAAACATAGTTGTTTtagctatttttttttaaaggaaaaattactttttagtccctgaggtttaacgtaattaacacttctgtccctctattttggcgatctAACActtaagagaagaagaagaagaaggagaaggttaattttgtcaattcacgtgtctcaaacggctattttgCATGGAAGGACTAtaaatttggacagaaaagaaaatgagggacttaagtgttgagtcgccaaaatagagggacaaaagtgttaattacgttaaatctcagagattacaaagtaatttttccttttttaaatcatgtaaatttttttatccaataaaaattatatatagatttgATTCTAAAGTTAGGCGACGAAAGAAATTGCGATGGTATTGCATGCATATTCGGATATTAtattgagaaaattattatttaattttattgtacgataaaatttattaattattttttttattttaaaaactatattaaaatatttttaaaaatctattcattagactttttttcattaattttatttaataaaatttaacgtaataaaaaaaattctctccttacatatatgtaaaaatattttatgaagaaTTTAGACCTTTATAGTTGATCTGTATACATTTATATTTCAACGATATGAATCGAAATTGCCTGAAAATTTGTGCATAACATGCCAAAAATCATGGACTAGAAAacccaaattttaaaaaaataattaaaattaaatttattaatttttcttcatttctaattataataaataagtaAGACATTGTGTTtacttctttttatttatttgtttttattttatcagataaatattttctgttaatttaattatttgaatgcTCTAAATGgtttaaaatattgaaaatattttttatgaaataaagagatgtattctaaaattaaaaatttaaactttgctgaaaattaataactaaaaaaattattaaatattagtaaTTAGCAAGGTAGATTCATTATCAATGAATCTTAATGGATAAAAAAATCAAGATCTGGTGTCTTAGTCATtggacttaattaaaattaggaTTCCATGTTTTAAGCCATGATTTACGTTGGCTTCATTCGTCCATTACTAAGACTTCAGTCATCCCCTATTAAAGGTCAAAGATGACTGACTAGCTATAACATTAATCCCACAGTcacattcaaaaaataataataaataaaaatatattaaactatttaaGGTACACCAAATTAAAGATACCcataaaaatatcaataattttcTAGTCTTTAAATTGAAACCTAATCTATATTTATagcagaaaaaataaaaataaaaattaaaattttaaattaattcaattataaaaaattgatagaacacatatagagatattagactataattaaaattaaaatatttaaattaaattttaaaatattaaaaataaaatattaaaaataaaaaaaataatttaattcataaaatcaatacgttttaaatttatttatgtataaaatcaattcgatttttaatttattctcacgAATTTTGAACAGAATATTCCCTAATTAATTGGACTAAGTTTGCCAACTACCCACCAATCGGATTGGTTAATGATATCAAGAGTTAATCTAAAAGGTTTCGGATTGACCCCTAACCCCTCTCTAAGTTGCGTACGCGTTGCTCTTGAGACATTAAATTCACATATTGGAAAATTCTTACATCGAttagggtgagcagtattcggttcaaatcgaaaaaattgaattgaattgatttaaaattttagtttgattttttatacatttcagttcgattcgatttttaattttagaaatttcaattatttctattcgatttgaaaaaattaaaaaaattgaatcgaatcaattagtgataataatatgtttttataataatatagaaaaattaaattatattaagattaaaatattttaattaaattttaaaatattaaaaataaagtgtaaaaaataaaaaaattattaaaaatcgaaattgatcaaaccgaaccgaatcgaaccgaatcagaccgattcgattcgattcgatttctgatcaaaatcgattaggttcgattttcataaacattaaaattttaattttcagtttattcggttttgattcggttttaaaccgaaccgaccgaatgctcacccgtACATGGATGTGGTTAATTTCAATACATAAATATCTGGAGTTTTTTTATAGAGatttatcaatttatattttataattgatttgGTTTATAATGGGTGGAATCTGCACaagtatttttctaatattatgtagttaaaaatatagccgaattaaattttaaattgtcaTACTAATTATAATgaacataatatttttatataataatattaattttacttgGTTTATCTTGAAATTAAGAAAAACAAAGGTTTTCAGATTTTGATAATTAGCATTGCATACAAAAGTTTTGcccaatatattaaaaattagccagtatatatacatatattatgaaaaacaaataaataaatagataaaaatactTTGCATGAAATTCtaatttttgaataaatataACACATCTTGGGGAAAAGATGACTTAAACAAGAGCACAAAGGCATGATATACCATATCTAAAAGAGACTTTATGACTGATTGTTGGTTGTTTACTACAACTCCTTATATTATCTCCTAAACGCTAATTCaaataatgtaaaaaattttggataattaactcaaatttttaaaatttattgtgagTTTATtcataaattcaaattaattttgatcaatcattccacataatttttttattattttaattaactatattttttactgaacaaaataatttaaatatttttataatttcacatttatatctcaacttttttttatttaatataataaattaaatttttttataaattcatatttatattataatattaaagttttgaaaattaaaaatataattattaaaatacacCACATTCTTAACTAAAAGATCGGTACCgtgaaaaaagttaaattagtcaataaatttttttacaactCTAATTACAAATAaagtgataaaatttaaataaatagaatgataataaaaaaagaaataatggataaaaaaattaattaaaaaaatatttattaactaGTGCTGGTCAATTAgagaatatataaattaaaaatgttatGTTCAATTAAAGTAGCCAGATtggttttaaatatatttaaaataaaaattgtcatggtgaaaaaagaaaaaaaatgaatactTACTATTATTTAGTCCATTAATTATAGTCAATCATCATACTTATTCATATAAAAGAAATGTTATGATGCTAAAATTATATgtgaaatattaaataataaaaatagcttaaattatttaatttaattaataaaaaatatagcacttaattaaattttaaaaaagatattgtgattttaaaataattaattatgataagTTAAGAAATGGGATCAATGTATAAGGCACGTGCAAAATCTCCACATCATCTCTAcccaaattcaaattaaaaagataaatgcTCTTTGGCTCAACTGCAAACATCACAATCGCTAATTAAGTAAAAAAATCCCAAAAGTAATTATCAGCAGATTTTCCTTACCTAAGCCGAttgacaattaaaaaaaaattaaaatccttTTAATACttcaatattttttacaaatacttttaatatttttaattaaaggtgaatattaaaaaaatataaattttattgtaaaaaataataattaaagctGAATTACAAGTCTTATTTAGGAtgatagaataaaataaaataaatttaattacagAAATGCCCCCCAGGTCGTAACTCTTGTAAGAATGAAAAGGGAGGAAAAGCTGTGCAAGAATCAGAGAAAAGCAAAACCGCGTGGGTCCCATCTCATGACTAAATCCCCTTCCGCCCCTTCCATCGTGGACTTTTGCGCGCACGGTCGCAGTTTCCACTGGGCCCCGCCTCTTATTCTACCCAAATCTCTTTTTTTAACCATTTAACAAACTCTCGTCTCCACTCTATAACATATGCCGTGTGTTTCACTTTCCAAATAAAGCTGTGCCACGCGTGGTTTATTGACAAATGGTTGGGCGACGAAGCGAGGGAATAAAGGAAGTTTGTATGAGTGGTAGGGGATCCAGACAATATCAGCAGAAGGGGACAAATGGGCCCCCACCTTTAGAAACCACCCACCTGAATATGGAAACTGCTCTGACAGTGATTTCCCGCCAAAATAATATGCCTCCaaaaacagtttttttttttaataaaagaaaaaaataatttgctgattaaaatattaagaaattagaataaataaatgagaaagttgCAGATGAATCGCATTCCCTTTTAGTTCACGTGGTGGCTGGCTCTAGCCAGAATTAAGCCATCGACTtcctttatttattattattattattattattattaaatcaatTGGACAATCCGACTCCAAtatttatctctttttttttttaattctaattcaaaacttattaattttaagaatctataaaaataatttatatgttttatataaaattaaataatttatattactaaaaattaataatttctccctacatgtaattaaattattaaataaatattgaacTTATAATTAGGAtgataaagagaaaaataaaaaaagatttaCTACCAATAATTGaacattattattaaattattgttttgatttatggaaaaaattatttataagatattgtctatatattataaatttattgaaaattaaaatttatgaaatggTTTGGGGGTAATTTAcagtgtaatttaatttttacttttttaatattatataatttaggttttgagtttttattaataaaataattattttgttaaattgAAAAGGCCAACACAAATTAAATGTACtaaattgttatatatattaaaactataataattaaattgttataaatatttttaattacaaaaattaaaatattataaaatgtgaaatttaaataattacttattataatttaattataaattttaattgaatgactattttattaataaaataaaattttataaactaaattattttttattaaaaaattgataaaattatgaattttaattaaattttaaaaattatatgtgccattctctttaatttactgAATTCAACATCAGAATAAAATGGTAGCATCtctaatcaataaataattttaaataatattaaaattgaattataataatttaaaatataattttaatattttacttttatttttattttaatataaaatattagcatattttctttaaattgaGAAGATAAGAAAGCGTGACGTTGAAATAAACtaagttatttaaaattcaacttcATAAAAAGTTAggcttgatttattttttaaatcaattaaatttgattttaatttaaaatttatttaataaaaaaattagttatatatatattttatttattatgactcaataatttatttagttgaTAAGTTTGtgaatttatttgtaaatatattttttaattaaaattatttaattttaaatttattattttcaaccTATTAGTATTaccctttttttttctgaattaCCAATTTATTTAGGttgattataaattatttaataaatttataaattgaaattaaatttattaatatccaattcaaaattgaatttgaaataaGAGACTTAAGTTCGGCTAAATTGTAAAACATTTTGACACTATTTATTTTTGAGTGTTTCAAAGTTGGACTCGCTCTGTTACTTCCAAAACCTCGTATGAGTAGGTGTCGGATGGTAGCGTAGGCGTTGAAGTTTTATGAGCCTATGAACCAAGCTAAGATATTCGTTATGGTTctgcactttggtcttttttttttttttttttttttttcaaacttttcattatattataatttaatttaaaagttcaaaaatgaataaaattatttaaaaataattatatttactgTATCTAATTAATATGGCAAAATGAGGATTAAAtatcttattatatttatatgtcaTATAAATAGAtgctattgataaaaaaatttaaatttttagttattttataatttaatttaaaattttaaaaataatataatttaatttaaaatctttaaatttatttatttttattctcatTTGGTATAATGTAAACAATAAtaactttaatttctttttatttaccattaatttcaataaaaaattacaacaaatctcatatttattaatttttttattttttaaatattttattgtgtccattatagtaaattttattatatttattataaaaatccatgttaatataataaaaaaataaaaatcatagaCTTACTATTTACGGTTATACTattaattttatactataatttaaTAGGATAAATCAGTAATTTGAAATATAAACAAAGACATTATATTAATagtagatataattaaaatttaaagaaaattaagagaattataactaaaaaatataaataaattttattatagtttTTTGCACCAAACAAATAGAAATAaagtataataatataatttaaagattTAGTAGTGGAAGagataaatttatgtattttgagttaaattatattaatttttaaaattttaaattaaattacaaaatatttaaagttttttatttttttatatctataaTATTTATCCACACGacatatgaataaaataaaataaaataatttacattattTGATCATGTCAGCAACACACTCTCCacaacttaatttttaaatttgaatataattataacaaaatttataattttttataaatttataatttttataattttaaattaaattgtaaaataataaaaaattgcaaataggccctttttttttaatttgtttcatatttttatgccatctgatataaaaataacaatagACAATATCTAAAATCTTGTATATCTAGTTTGCCCGCTTATACTAAAAATTTTGTAGCATATATTTTTTCAGTGTCAATATACtcgattaattttatttgttgaATATGTAAGTATAAaccaatttttattaattttctcaatATTCTTTTATAATGAAAAGCTATTGTAGCAAGTTTTTAATAAGGATATTGATGAACCTTTGCTTTCCTTATGTAGTATATATGATAGGAGAGAAACATGTATGTTTTTGATAGAGTAGTTATTGATCTTATACTCAGCTTCACATGTTATTTCTCTTGATTTTTGGTATATGCATTAGGTTAGTATATTTATTATTCCTTCTCTATCTATATATTTTCAATCCTCCTATTTATAGTCTTTTAAACTTACatttttaatatgtaatttatatttaatcaataaatttaaatcacaCTCATAGGTTTAATCTATAATAAATgcatctaaataaatttgaaaagtttctaaaaaaatttttaaaaaaaatattttgtaagtgatcgctattttaaatatttgtaattatgtataaaatttttcaaattttaaaaaagtatatATTATTTATCCTTGGATGAActagaaataattaaatttaaattcaataattaatttatatttaattaaaatttaaacgtgAATCAAATTTACTTAATATTTCTTAAAAAGTAACTTAGTTGAAATATTAAGAGTTGTTAAGATtgctttttaaaagaaaattcaactacatatacatatatttatatatttgacATGTTTCATAAAAATTggcttattttttaatatattttaaattatcttttcaataataatgcacctattaattttctaatatgctcatatttaatatacattaaaaaaataattttattagtttaaaataattaataataaaataatattttattagttgctaataataaaatatcacaaaatattattttacataaaCTAAACTATATATCTGAAAATCCCATAAaactagattttttaaaaaaaattttcctatttatttttatagaatgaaatgagtttttttttttttttttttttcttttaatgtagATGGTGAGGGTGAAAAGCCAAGCCAAGTCAAGCCAAACCCAAGATTTACAAGGAAAACTGAAAGTGAGTGTGGTGAATAAGTTCATTTTAAACCATGGTTACAAGAATGACTTCATCTTGAGTCAAAATCAAACTACGCTTGGTTGGATATTAGCTGTCACTAAAAAcaattctttattatttttttttttaggaatgttcttttcataattttattttattttccaaaACCCATTATAAGAGTTCTACTCATCTTCCCTtccctctcctctcctctcctctcctctcctcccCTCTCTCCGGTTTCCGTCTCCCTCCCATGCACCACCTTCCTCTACGGCGTCgtttctcttccatttttctaaTTCCCATCTTCCCTCTCACCTCTTCctgattttattagtttttttaaaaaaaaatatttaaagagtTTTGTTAAGTGTTGCTGCCGCTAATAAGACGACTTCACTTACTGAACGTAAAAGTTTTCTGCTTTAAAGACGCGAGAACTGACAAGTTTTAGCTTAAAGTTTCAGCTTTTTCTTTCATCTCAGGGTGGTCgacagagggagagagagaaagagagagagagagaggctatttttctttttattttactggGTTTTTTATGTGTTGACAAAAACTGCAATTAAAGCCATCTTTGTTTGCTTTCTTTCAAACTTCCGTTGAATTTTTAGTGATTTCGGAGGTGGGTTTCTCAGTTTTCCCACTATAAGACTAGAGATTTCATTTTCTCCTCCTTTGGCAATGCAGTCTCTGAATTCTTGGTGAGTTCTCAAACTTGcactttcttcctttttttgtttttaagatTTCTTTTTATAGCTACCCAAgtgaaaaaaaaagggaaatcaaTTATTGTTTCTTTCATCTGCCAACCAATTTAAGTTTggttattcctttttttttttttttgtgtgtgtgtgtttttgAATTCTCAGAAAGTGCTGTTCTTTCCCTCTTGGGTTATACGAATTTTGATTATTGTTTAATCTGAATGCATGTAGACTGTAAGGGAATTTAGTTGTTGAGTTAAAGTTATGTGGGTATAAATTAAGATATTGTTTTGGTGATGAATGAGAGAAGATGAGTAGAATATACACAAGCAAATTGAAAGCATCAATGTTCCGTTCACGCATGTATCAAATCTGGGCCCACAATTAAATCTTCTATTAAATTTGAGTTTCTTCTCTATCACGATTACACAATCATGACAATACTGTGCTCATTTATGTCTGTATTTTTtgctaattaaatatatttcttGCAATTTTAGCCGTCAGATTTGTTTGTGTTTTCTGATGACTAATCAACTGATGGGTTCTTGcttctttataaaaaaattgtgatGGAAGGTAGAGATTTGTTTGATTCCATgcaatcttttctttttctttttttttattgctaATATTTTAAACAACAATGTGATTGTGTGTTTCATTGATTCATGGAACTCCTGTCTGTTTGTGatcattcaattaattaattatttttatattgttttctTTATGTAGCTCTGTTCATGTTCTTAGGTAATATCTTATTATTTTGTTGAGCCTCTTGTGAACTGTTAATCTCTGACCAAACAAGTGCATGTTTTACTATTTATGAAATGaactctgattctctctctctctctctctctctctctctctactgaTGGTGTCTTGagcttttatataatatttgaatattttatagTTGTAGTGTCATTCAACTCAGAAGTTGGTCCATAATTTGTGATCTACCTTAGATGCTTCCTTTAATCAAAATCAATGTGTTTGGATGGTCAACTTTAATTATATATCCTTTGGGTGTTGCCATATGAGTTTTGTTCTGCTACTTGTATCATTGTTAATGCTCAGTTCTTAGGATCTTTTGGTTTTGTTGATGGAAACTTTGATCAGCTACCTACTCCATTCAAGGTGAAGGAAACCACTCTCTTAAATTAGACCTTAGCCATCAAAACCAATCTTTATAGTTTTGGGAGTTTCATTCATTAAGCATCCATCTGGGTTTCCTTGCATCAATAGTAAGTAGATAATGGTGTCATCAAGTACACCTAGATAAAAATTAGTAAATGTCAAACtgttgatttgattttgataatatGTTCCATATGGGTAGATCATAGTTATATTGCTTGTTTCCTGGTTTTTTAGCCTGTAAAGTAGCGCATTTTCATTGTAAATCATCTCAGGAGAAAAGGGAAATgggtttggaaagaaaagttaggCAAGATCATTTTGTTGTAAGACATATAAGCTCTTAGTATCTCGGATATCATTTTGAAGGTAACCAACTTGGCTAAATAACTCATTATAATGAAAGCAAGATGATGAATATGAAGTATAATTATTACCAGTCAATTGGTCACCATGCTATTAGGGTGGATTGCCACTTCTTATTTGATTCTTCATGTGAAATGGTTAAGATCAGCTGAAAATTTCCGTGATTCAATTTGTCTCCTTTTAGGTGTTTGTTTATACCTTAACTTGCTGTTATATGAATATTAATCACAGGTGTTGCTTTGATCTCTGACTGCACATAGTAATCTATTTGCCATTTCTATGTAGGGAGAATAAGGGATTGTGGTGAACAAGATGATGGAAAACAAAAGAAGCCCCTGCTCTGTTGACCAGGCCAGTCTTACTTCTCTTGCATCTAAACGTCATAAGGCTGATCTTTCTATATCCTCAAAGGTTTGCCCTGCGCACCCCCGCAGCTTTTCCCCTTCATGTACATATCTTCTGTTGGAAAAGAAAGTTGTCTCTtcgtttatttgttttttttttttacggaATATACAATTTCAATGATGACTATCAATATTAACTAGGGTGCATAGCTTAAATAAGTTCCCAATGCATGGAGTAAGATACTAAGATTATGTGTCCTTTGCCATTGTGCTTCTGTATCAATCACCTTCATTTGGGTCCTTGGcaatctttttctatttttatcctCCTAGCTGTTTTTGTTTCATGCCTTCGGTTGCTTTGCACTAATATTTGTCTCAGCCCTTGTGTTCAACCAGGCAGCCAAGGACCTATGCTGAGCTAACGCTGCAGCTGTGGGCCAAGGGTATGGGGCCTATGGGCCAATCTGATTTCTGAGCCCATTTTTTAATTTCCAAGCAAGGAAGAGAATATGAAATGGAGTTTTACATTTGTGGTTGTTGCTGTTTAAACTAGAAATCTGTAAATTGGATGCTATAGCTTTCCTGTTGATAAGCTGTTAATGAATAATGGGAGGAAACTGTTTGCATGAAAACCAGTTAAACAAACCTGTATGAGCTAATAATTATTACACCTTTGGATATTATTTGAAGATTTATCTTCTTACTCTTTTCTTCTTATTTGCGTTTTGGGTATAGGAGAGGAAAGAGAAGCTAGGCGAACGGATTTTAGCTCTGCAGCAGCTTGTTTCACCATATGGGAAGGTATTATGGATGGGAAACCAGTTTGTAATGTGAATTTATGTCATCTTAATCGCTTGAGCGCACCAATTCTTAGCTGTTGGAATTCGATCTCGGAAATTCACTCTTGTTTCTTGCATGCTATTTTGCATTGTACTAAGCTGCAATTTTATAGCGTGATTTTACTTTTTACAGACAGATACTGCATCTGTCCTTCTGGAGGCAATGGAATACATAAGATTTCTTCATGAACAAGTTAAGGTTTGGCCCTTGCTTTCTTGCTATGTTTCCATTATCGTAGTGGTCTACCCGTTAACTGCATTGCAAACCTGGAACATGTCCTTGCCGGAGTGCGAATTGTGAAATTGGAAACCTTAGGTGgattctttttaattaatggAAATTTGGCTTATCCTACTTGGCTTGATTATTTATTCTTTCTGATGCAAAACCTTATCTATATGGAAGCAAGCATCTAATGATATGCAATGTCGCATAAGTATGTGGACTTTAGACTTTCCATAGTGTTGCATCATTGGGAAGTTTGATTCACATAACTGCACATCAAAAAGTTTTTGATAGCATTGGAAGTcgataaatatttgaatatttatgTCACAGTCATAACCTTGATCATCTCTCATACTTGCCTTCTTGGGGTGGTTTCAGGTGTTGAGTGCTCCGTACCTACAAAGTATACCGGCAGCTGAGCTACAGGTGAATATCAGCTGGATCTTTGATAACATGATAAATTTGGAAAACGATAGTATGAAATGGTCGATAGTTACATGTTTTTCTAGGAAAAAAAATTGGTCTTTTGAGGGAATTCATGGCATTCAAACATTATGAAAATTTATCTCACAATTGTAAGGTAAAATTTATATCCAAGGATGCTGACCTTCCTAGCATTTGAATCTTCTCAAGATCAAGATATTTGGTTCGTAGTATTAATACTGTCCCTCGAAAACGCCAGACGGTTTAAACTATATATGTCAAGCATTACCAGTAAACCCTTTGATGTTTTCCCCGGTTGTGCCATAAACGAATGATTGATTGGATTACGGCTGGATTTTTGTTGTATTTTCATGTGCAGGAAATAGAGGAATACAGTCTGAGAAGCAGAGGTTTATGTATTGTTCCAATATCATGCACTGTTGGAGTTGCTCACAGCAATGGTGCAGATCTCTGGGCTCCCATCAAGACTACTTCTCCAAAATTTGAGAAGGCTATTTAAGTATTCTACTCGCAAAATTTATAGGAAAGTCAGTTAAGGAGGTTTGGTGGAGTAAAGGGTAAC
Encoded proteins:
- the LOC110627210 gene encoding transcription factor bHLH153 isoform X2, coding for MMENKRSPCSVDQASLTSLASKRHKADLSISSKERKEKLGERILALQQLVSPYGKTDTASVLLEAMEYIRFLHEQVLSAPYLQSIPAAELQEIEEYSLRSRGLCIVPISCTVGVAHSNGADLWAPIKTTSPKFEKAI
- the LOC110627210 gene encoding transcription factor bHLH153 isoform X1; amino-acid sequence: MMENKRSPCSVDQASLTSLASKRHKADLSISSKERKEKLGERILALQQLVSPYGKTDTASVLLEAMEYIRFLHEQVKVLSAPYLQSIPAAELQEIEEYSLRSRGLCIVPISCTVGVAHSNGADLWAPIKTTSPKFEKAI